One region of Halomonas huangheensis genomic DNA includes:
- a CDS encoding S41 family peptidase produces the protein MLALVMALPGQAMAQSTADDNLPVAEIQAFSEVFERIKRGYVEDVDDATLLKNAMRGMLSELDPHSAYLDRDAYENLRETTEGEFGGIGIEVGMENGQLVVITPIDDTPAERAGLQARDTILRIDDTPTDRMNLQDAVDLMRGEPGTSIQITVVSAGGGSPRTISVTREIIRTESVKSEILEPGYGYLRISQFQSRTGSQVVDALDELREDGPLSGLVLDLRNNPGGVLQAAVDAVDAFVSQGLIVYTEGRLPDSQMSFSATPRTAEPNVPLVVLINGGSASAAEIVAGALQDQRRAVIMGTESFGKGSVQQIMPLGNGEGLKLTTALYYTPNGRSIQAQGIEPDVEVVRGRLQVAEQSNLRVRESDLSGHLGNNIEDAADSRSERLTDDYQLGEALNLLKALNVIGQR, from the coding sequence ATGCTTGCCCTTGTCATGGCGCTGCCCGGTCAAGCCATGGCTCAGAGCACCGCTGACGATAATCTACCCGTAGCGGAGATCCAGGCATTCTCCGAGGTCTTCGAGCGCATCAAGCGCGGCTACGTCGAGGATGTCGATGACGCCACGCTGCTCAAGAATGCCATGCGCGGCATGCTCAGCGAGCTCGACCCACACTCCGCCTATCTTGATCGCGACGCCTACGAGAACCTCCGTGAGACCACCGAGGGCGAATTTGGTGGCATCGGCATCGAGGTCGGCATGGAGAATGGCCAGTTGGTGGTCATCACTCCCATTGATGACACCCCTGCGGAACGCGCGGGTCTGCAGGCTCGCGATACCATTCTACGCATCGACGATACCCCGACGGATCGCATGAATCTGCAGGATGCGGTGGACCTGATGCGCGGCGAACCCGGTACCAGTATTCAGATTACGGTCGTCAGCGCCGGAGGGGGTTCACCGCGGACTATTTCCGTGACACGAGAAATCATTCGCACCGAGAGCGTCAAGAGCGAAATACTCGAGCCCGGCTACGGCTATCTGCGCATCAGCCAGTTCCAGTCACGTACCGGCAGCCAGGTCGTGGATGCACTGGACGAGTTGCGTGAGGATGGACCACTTTCCGGCCTGGTGCTCGATCTGCGCAATAACCCCGGCGGCGTACTACAGGCAGCTGTCGATGCAGTCGATGCCTTTGTCAGTCAAGGACTTATCGTTTATACCGAGGGCCGTCTGCCGGATAGCCAGATGAGTTTCTCGGCGACACCACGCACCGCCGAGCCCAATGTGCCGCTGGTCGTGCTGATCAATGGTGGTAGCGCTTCAGCCGCGGAGATCGTTGCCGGCGCGCTCCAGGACCAGCGTCGTGCAGTGATCATGGGTACCGAGAGCTTTGGCAAGGGCTCCGTCCAGCAGATCATGCCGCTGGGCAATGGCGAGGGCCTCAAGCTCACCACCGCGCTCTACTACACGCCCAATGGCCGCTCGATCCAGGCTCAAGGTATCGAACCGGATGTCGAAGTGGTCCGAGGACGCCTGCAAGTGGCAGAACAGAGCAACCTGCGCGTTCGCGAATCCGATCTTTCCGGTCACCTCG
- a CDS encoding murein hydrolase activator EnvC family protein has translation MSRCSQTSSSDLRLAAPASRRCCVVSRHLLIASLGLGLWLGGAPLPASVSTPLVINQAQATPSESEARAQLDAIGKRIQRANQALTATDDARDEASDELKAVESQLADTNRQLDQIQTERRQLSQDIAELEQRRSAMETEREAQQAALARQLNALYRLGRTPQLKLLLNQDDPARLDRLQSYLNHLSQARNTRIETLAELDRQLAENRRQLDSRQQRLDELASELQGRSQQLAEQTQERQALLSDLNQRYDTEASRIEALSQDRAHAERVLREVQEAIANLDQPLPSTNIERTRGDLPWPVQGNMLSRFHQGRGVHRNGILIQAPAGTAVKAVHTGRVVFADWMRGFGNLLIVDHGDHVMTLYAHLQQFDAGVGSRIETGQTLGRVGDSGGRSSPGLYFEVRRGGEPINPQSWIARR, from the coding sequence TGCTGATCGCCAGTCTAGGCCTTGGCCTATGGCTGGGAGGAGCCCCCCTGCCGGCATCTGTGTCGACTCCGCTGGTGATCAACCAGGCCCAGGCGACTCCCAGCGAGAGCGAAGCCCGGGCTCAGCTCGATGCGATCGGCAAACGCATCCAACGAGCCAACCAGGCGCTGACCGCAACTGACGATGCTCGCGATGAGGCCAGCGACGAACTGAAAGCCGTCGAAAGCCAATTGGCCGACACCAATCGTCAACTGGATCAGATTCAGACCGAACGCCGTCAGCTGAGCCAGGACATTGCTGAGCTTGAACAGCGCCGTAGTGCCATGGAGACAGAACGCGAAGCCCAACAGGCCGCGCTGGCCCGCCAGCTCAATGCGCTCTATCGCCTCGGTCGCACACCGCAGCTCAAACTACTGTTGAACCAGGATGATCCAGCACGCCTGGATCGCCTGCAGTCCTACCTCAATCATCTGTCCCAGGCCCGCAACACCCGTATCGAAACGCTGGCGGAACTGGATCGGCAACTGGCCGAGAACCGACGCCAACTGGATAGCCGCCAACAACGCCTCGATGAACTGGCCTCGGAACTGCAGGGCCGTAGCCAGCAGCTCGCCGAGCAGACTCAAGAGCGTCAGGCGCTACTCTCAGACCTGAACCAACGCTATGACACCGAGGCCTCACGTATCGAGGCGCTCAGCCAGGACCGCGCCCATGCCGAACGGGTGTTGCGAGAGGTTCAGGAAGCAATAGCCAACCTCGACCAGCCGCTGCCCTCAACCAATATCGAACGCACCCGCGGTGATCTCCCCTGGCCAGTGCAAGGCAACATGCTGTCGCGCTTTCATCAGGGACGCGGAGTACATCGCAATGGCATCCTGATTCAGGCCCCTGCAGGTACCGCGGTCAAGGCAGTACACACCGGACGAGTCGTGTTCGCCGACTGGATGCGCGGCTTCGGTAACCTGCTGATCGTCGATCACGGCGACCACGTGATGACGCTGTACGCGCATCTGCAGCAATTTGATGCCGGAGTCGGCAGTCGTATCGAGACCGGCCAGACACTAGGCCGCGTCGGCGATAGCGGTGGCCGCTCGAGTCCGGGGCTTTACTTCGAGGTTCGCCGCGGTGGAGAACCCATCAACCCCCAGAGCTGGATTGCGCGGCGCTGA